The Juglans microcarpa x Juglans regia isolate MS1-56 chromosome 2D, Jm3101_v1.0, whole genome shotgun sequence DNA window agacccttcacttccctccttgtttgAATTAAAACCTTTTCATGtgagacaagtggcaaggttccttcttcttcctatcTCAAAAACTGAAAACCTCTTGGAGTTCCGCACTTTGATTGCATTAGGAAGGGAAAAATCTTGGAGGTGGCGTGTGAGCTTCCCCTTTTTGGCCGAAAATCACATTTCCCgcttatgcccttcctttcctttaacAAGTCAACATCTTCTCAAGGGGCAACTTAGTAAAACTGTGCATGACctttcctattcccaacaaaaggCTCTTGtcatggaagacaagtggcatGGGCATGTGCCCTAGCCTTAGCTGTCCCCTCCTCTTTCCTTTCCCAAGGagttgcttcatcttccccaTGCTTATTCCTAGGTGACCCTTCACATTTCATTGGTCCACAAcacactaagtgacaagtggcaagtaaAAAGGAATGTTTGGGGCATGCTAGCCGAAAGCCCTAGGGgaaaacttgtccttgataaaAGTCTCATCTCAAAAGTCTTCTAGAACGTTGGTGCATGTTTGACCCTTGGCAAAGACTTAGCAAAATTCGAAATCCGAAGGGCCTCCTTCCAATTTCCTATGCAAAGCTTCTAGAAAGGTACCATTTCACTTCCCTTGGGTCCCCTTTCTAAGAAACCTACCTTGGAACTTGATTTATGGACCAAAAGCAATGGGCTAGGCGTGTAAGCCTAttttggtgctttcctacacctttttttcccccttagcccactttcaagactaggttcaaagcAAAAACATTCTTGGATCAcataacacttaacaaatttagaattggatcatgggcctaaactATTGGACCTAAAGTCCCAAGTAAGGCTGAAATTCTAAGGTAACTAGAGCCACTATTCTCTTGGGCTTAAATCACTATATCAAAGGTttctaaggctcctaaaatacCATGACAACCTGTTTCAAGGGTTCGATAGGTGTACACATGATTACCATACTTAAACTAGCAGGCATGAAACAGGCAATTTCTCACAGAACAAAACATTCACGGCATACATGTACATCCAATACATCTATACCATACAATTCATACATATGTCAAAGGTTTTTAATCTATAAACAAATAGGGGCATTCGTTTCTCATTGTATCCTCCCGTTTCCAAGTTGCTTCTTCGAATTCTGGGTTGTTCCAGAGTACTTTCACTAGAGGTATCTTTCGATTCCTTAACTCATATTCTGTACGATCCATGATCTGTACTAGCCATTCTGAATAAGACAAATTGGGTTGAAGTTGAATCTCATCGAACTTCATAACTACTGTCCGTTTTTCTtcgaaactcttcttcaaagttgATGCATGAAACACATTGTGTATTCCCTGCATCTCTATTGGCAAATCCAATCTGTAAGCTACTGGACCAACTCTTTCGACTATAACGTAGGGTCCTACATATTGGGGGTTTAACTTTCCCTTCGTGCTGAAATGTACGACTCCTTTCATGGGCGATACTTTGAGGTATACCTAATCTCCTACTGCAAACTCCAAATTCCTACATCTTTATCAGCATAGCTTTTCTGTCTGTtctgagctgctttcattctttcctAGATCATAATCACTTATCTCTGTACTTCTTGTAGATATTCGGGTCCTAGAATTTTCCTTTCacccacttcatcccaatacaacgGGGATCTGcatttccttccatacaaagcctCATAGGGTGCCATCTGAATGGTAGCTTGGAAACTATTATGGTAGGCAAATTCCACCAAAGGTAGGTGACTTTCCCAATCACCATTTAGCTCCATAACACATGCTCGCAGCATATCTTCCAAAGTCTGAATTGTACGTTTCGTCTGTCTATCCATCTGAGGATGTTAAGCACTGCTAAAGTTCAGACGATTGCCTAACATCTTTTGCAAACTCACCAAAGTCGTGAGGTAAAACGGGTATTTCTGTTCGACACTATAGTCTTAGCTACTCTGTTCAACTGGACAATTTCCTTAACATAAAGTCGGGATAGTTTCTCCATAGAATCTGTGTTAGTTATGGGTAGAAAATGTGagctcttggtcaaccgattgACTATAACCCATATCGAGTTCTTTCCTGAAGACGTCCTTGGCAGACCAATTACAAAGTCCATAGACACAtcatcccatttccactctgggATAGGTAATGACTGTAAATCACCTGCTGGTGTCTGATGTTTGGCTTTCACCATTTGGCAAATGGAGCATTTTGCCACAAACTCTGCTACGTCCTTCTTGATTTCATCCCACCAAGACTGTCCttttaaatctcgatacatcttAGTACTACCAGGGTGTGCTGTGTAAGGGGTGCAATGAGCCTCCCTTAGTAACTTTTCCTTAAGTTCAACGACGTTAGGAATTACTTTCCTCTCCTTATAAAAGAGAATCTCATTCCTTCCAATAGAGAAATGTTGTGGCCCTTCTGATTTCAGAATCTTCTGTCGAAGCATCTCCAGTTTCTCATCTTTACACTATCCTTCCAggatttcttcttcagtcaCAGATATGAACTCTTGCACTACTGCATACATGACGTCTCACATCGGATCTCCTATCATTAGGTTCCTTAACCTTGCTAAAACTGATGGTAAGTCTGTCTGAGTCTTGCGACTAAGTGCATCAGCTACAATGTTAGCCTTGCTGGGATAATATTTAATCTCGCACTGATAATCActaattgtaacaccccactccttatttctgacgtaagcaaattctacTGCGAGTCTCGTTATGCGTGTTGAATCTCAATGGtgtgtttctaaagatattatgtgatttctaaagtaagcCAGTGTTTCAAAGccctcgaatattttaaatgccctggaaatatttatatgggatatttctagtgttattgaactaaacttgattttaaataagacaattataatatttttgaagagctccaaatatattataattgtaggaaatcattttaatatcaattattaaaatgattttagttatttaaaatattatgagatttaaattatgttggcAACTCTAATTGAttaaatgcttttatttttttaaagatatcaaataagacttcatcattttattaataatgaaggaatattattttataaattaaagtttagtttaaataatattctaccttaattcctctcagtgtttttaagttaaatcggTGTTTAATCTCTTAccattagatcgttttgaagatcccaagatgaagtGCCTGGATTAAAAACCCaagccccctctctttctcactcacttttccctttcatctctctctccacccTTTCCCCTTGAGCTCAACGGaagcctctctccctctcacccgaTTCTCTTATCCTCCAGCCTAGTGCTGCCTCACCACCATCGCCGAAGTCTTCCCCTCACGCCGGTGAGCATCTTTCCACCAGCGGTGAATCCCacgcaactctctctctcctcccacagtagcccaaccgaaatgggtttcacccatttatcTTCTCCTTGTGCCGCTGTACGCGGTCACCCAggccaccgagcaccaccatgaACTTCCCTTGAGCTCCCCCTTCCTACTCCCCTTGACCCGAAGCCAGTAGCCCCTTCCTCAGCCACATGGAGCTCCTCCAATGCAAGGGTTCTCCATACCCACGACCGAAGAGTAAAGTGTTTTGGGAGAGGCTATGACCGTAGTAGAATTCGCTTATGATGGTAGTTTTATTTAGCTGCCATTAAGTGTTCTTGGCAAAGTAGTGTTTGTGAAAAATGTAGATCACCATTTTATTGGAAACTTTTATATGGATAGTAAATTTGGTCTTGAGGATTTACATGAACTGTAGgaacatattattttaattagagTCAGAATAAGAGGCAGCTTTAGATGGATAGAAGAGCTATGCCAATCATAAGAGAGAAAGTCTTCAGTTGAGGTTAATAGCTGACAATTTATGGAGGTACCACCTAGGAGGAGGAACGATTTGTTGTGATTATGAAGGAGTAAGCTAGTCCTAGGCAGATATAATTCCTTGaggaaatagagaaagtgaTTTTAGTTGTGTATGGATGAAATTCTTCCAAATTGAACTGCATGaatacttgaagttttagatttaaagaGTATGCTGGTATGACGTGACCTATTGTGTGGAAGGATTCTAGTACAAATTGATCTgatttgagaaagagagagagttaagaatggtagatatatatatatatatacacattgtGGATAATTCTTTGAATAGTAAGGAGAATAGTGATTTCATTTAAGCAAGGATTCAGTATCCTTGAAGGTCAGCCTAGAAGTCATTAAGTTTAGGCAGTAACCTTTGGGAGTGTTATATACCCTTATGTTATAGTGGTAGTTATTTTGTGTAACCTTGAGATGGTTATAGATAAGAATAGTGTTGGCTACGAGAGGAAGACGTTACCTTAGGAAGAACGTTACTTGTCCCTTGAGCGTGATGAGGCATCCAGTGATGGACAGTAGGTTGGTAAGCAACTTCTTCTTTTAAGCATGTTTTATGTTTGTACTTGCGTCGATTTCGAGgaagaaatcttttttttacgaggggaggatgtaacagcctgctagaaattcactggtggaatttatattgactttaggaacctcatgaaaaccctataagtttttacgaatcaaCCAATCGTGCAGATTTTAGTTTGTcgacatagtcagtgttatcactcactatggtgctagaaatatgagtttaattatttgatgtagttagaagtatcagaatgtgttttgatctatgccattagactcagtgattatttaggattttatggcgcaataaaccattttcataaaTTCGGACGAAACGgctgtttgaaattgtgaaattatttttagggcacttcggggttgaatttcggtaaacgattttcactatagcttaatatgaatatttagaatttttcagtactaagtttattatgtatttttttggagtgaatagtagcctcgataagcgcacctagtgcagtgttttcaaaatcacagtgtgaaatgtccaaattaggttagagaagttttatttgaacacttggcaagatcttaaccACACATAGTGCATGGTCTTGCACtctctagtgtatttttatCCACTCCATTCACACGTACGGCTCTGTTTTTCTTCTGCACACGTCTCCCTcatctctctagggttttcgcatcacatatatatacacacgttcTTCATTTCTCGACAAAAACCTAGTATAGCCGTTCTCCTTTTTCCCCCTCTCCTCTCGGTTTCCCACAGCTGAAACACAGTTGCTGCCCTCCTTAGCCTTCTCCCTATAGTTGCCCCCCCAATAGCAACTCCTCTTTGCAAACAGCCCAACCCGGTCCTCACTCACTTGGAAAACACCACGCCAACCTCACGGGAGTAGGCCCAGCGTGAGCAAACCTTGCTCCACCGTACGCCACTGCCAGTGCACCACCCACATGAAAGCGTAGCTTCCCCTGCTCAGTCACTGCGCAGCTACTTAAACCATCTTGCATGACCGCGCCACTATAAATCTCCATCTGAAGCAACGCTACAGTAGGAACCACCCATTCAACCATCAGCCGTTTAAACCTCTGCCCTTCACCTCCGTGCCCAACCCACGTGAGATCGGCATCCACCTGCATTGAGAACCGAAGACCTCTGTTTTTgctcatcaaaacagagcaattcGTTTCGGCCACCGTGAGTTGCGGCTTTACCACCCAACCACTGATGTTGCCACTATCCATCTCCCAGCTCTTTGCACAACTCCTTCCCGCATGTTCGACGCTGCCGGGACAACCACCTTCATCTTCGCACCATATGCAGCTCCTCCATTCACGGTGAGTTCCAGTTCCCTCTTTCTCCGTCTCTCCCTCACTATTCGTCTCCCTCACtgtgttgctctctctctcagtgctccgCTGAGATCACCTTCGTCTGCCTAGCCCTTGTTACGTCGCACGCTGCCGCATGTTTTCTCCTTGAGTAAGCCCTGCCATGCACGTTATTTGTTTTACGTa harbors:
- the LOC121249414 gene encoding uncharacterized protein LOC121249414; protein product: MKGVVHFSTKGKLNPQYVGPYVIVERVGPVAYRLDLPIEMQGIHNVFHASTLKKSFEEKRTVVMKFDEIQLQPNLSYSEWLVQIMDRTEYELRNRKIPLVKVLWNNPEFEEATWKREDTMRNECPYLFID